Part of the Microbacterium immunditiarum genome is shown below.
GGGGTCCTGCAGCAGGTCGGTGATGACATCCTCGCCAGGGGAGTCCCGGCGCTCCTCGAGGAGGGCGCGGATGAAGTCGTACTTCTGCTGCGCCGTCGACTCCTCGACGAAGAGTGAGACGAAGCGTTCGTAGTGGTGCTCGGGGATGCCGATGATGTGGCAGTGCGTGCGCGCCGAGATCGGCATGGCGTAGTCGTGCCGGAGGTCGACGACCGAGCCACGCTCGCGGAGCGCCGTGATCTGCTCGGCGACCATGGCGCGGATCCACGGCTCGCGGGCGCGCGCCTGGCGCACCGAGAAGCGGGCTGTGACCGCGCGGCGGAGCTTCGCGTGCTCCTGGCCGTCGAGGTTCAGGAGGTTCAGCTCGTCGGACGCCTGCCCCGAGGCATCCAACTCGCCCGGCGCCTCGAGCGGCACGGCGGCGCTTTCGGCCTTGCCCTCTTCACCGTGCGCAGGTGGACCGACCGGCATCCGCGAAGGGCGCATGCTGAAGCGCGGATCCTGCAGCACGGCGACGGCCGCCTCGTAGCGGGTGGCGACGAGACCCTCGTGGCCGTCCTGGAAGTCGAGCGGCACGAAAGCGCCCTCCTCGCGCCAGGCGGCGAGCTGCGGGGACGGCGTGAGTGGTGTGCCATCGCCGGGGAGCGAGCGGGAGTGGAACGGGCATTCGGCGGGGATCGTCATCGATCTGGTCTCTTTCAGGCGTGGAGGACGAGGGGACGGGTGGTGACGACGGCCGCGCGGGCCGTGCGGAAGTCGCGGGGCGGAGCGTTCCAGCCGACGATGCCGCGCAGTTCGCCGGCGAGATCGTGGCTGCTGTAGACGGTGCCGGTCGAGTCAGAGGTCTTCGGCAGCTCGGCGAGCGGTCGCTCGGGGTCGAACCAGCCGTAGGCGTGGATGCGGGTGCCGTGGATCTCGGACCAGAACAGTGGCACCGGCTGCGCGCGCTCGGCGCCGTGCGCGATGCGGCCGGCGACGGCGATGGCCTGCTCGATGGCGTTGCTCTGGTGTTCGACGCGGCGGTGGCAGCCTGTGATCGGGTCGAGCCACGCGGCGACGTCGCCGACGGCGGAAATGCCGGGGGCGGCCACGCCGAACGGGTCGCAGGCGATGCCGTTGGCGAGGTCGAGCGTCGAGGAGACCAGCCACTCGGTGCACGGGGTTCCGCCGATCATGGTGACGACGAGGTCAAACGCGCGCGTGGAGCCGTCGTCGAAGGTGAGTTCGGCAGCACCGGCGCCGGCGGGCCTGGCGGCAGTGACCTCGGCACGGAGCGCGAGTTCGATGCCGTGCGCCAGGTGCAACCGGGAGAGCTCCTCACTCAGCAGCGTGCCGACCCCGCCGAAGCCGAGCGCGCCCGAGCGGCCGACTAGCAGCACTTCCGAATCGCGCTTGCGCGCCGCGCTCGCGATCTCGGAGCCGAGGATGCCGGAGCCGATCACCGCCACGCGGCCGGCCGCGTCCATGCGCTCGCGCAGGCGAAGGGCGTCGTCCATGGTACGGAGCGTGGATGCCTCGGGCAGCACGGGGTGCGGCCGGGGTTGCGTGCCGGTCGCGATGACGAGCTCGTCGAACGCAAGCGGGCCGTCGGCGGTGTGGAGTATGCGGGCGTCGACGTCGAGCCCGGTCGCGCGGCGGCCGGTGAGCACGCGGATGTCGAGCAGGTCGAGCTCGCTGGCCGTGCGGATGGCCGCCTGCTCGGGTTCCCACTCGCCCGCGAGGATTTGCTTCGACAGCGGCGGGCGGGCGTACGGCAGGCGCGTCTCGTCGCCGAGGAGGGTGATCTCGCCGGCGAAGCCCTCCTCGCGCAGGGTCTCGGCGACGGTCAGACCGCCGATCGATGCGCCGACAATGACGACGCGCTCGGGGGTCCTCATGGCTTGGCGAGCGCGATCGCGCGGGCCGGGCACAGGCGCACGGCGCGGATCGCGGCGTCGAGGTCCGGGCCCTGCGGGTCCGGCTCAAGCAGCAGAACGATGCCGTTGTCGTCCTGATCGAACACGTCGGGGGCGACGAGGGCGCACTGCCCGGCGCCGACGCAGGCGTCGGCCTGGACCAGGATGCTCATCGGTACTCCTCTGTACTAGGTGCAATGGAGTCAATCCAAGCCGTGCAGGGCACTGAATCACATGCCTCGCGGACCCAGAACATGGACTGGACGATCACTGGCTCCTCGGGTTGTGAGGGCAAGAGCGTGCGCAGCGTCCGTACTGCGACCAGGTGGCGCGCAACGCCGGCCACCGCATCGACTGATCGTCTGGCGCGTTCGAGGAGCTCAACGATGAGGGCTCACGCGGAGCCTGCGCGAGCGACAACGTGGAGCCGCAAGACGGCGGCGTCACCGTCTGAGCCGTGGTGGCGACAGAGCCGCGAACTCCGCGCCGCACAAGATCGTGATCGCCCGATTGGCCACAGACCGCGACCCGCGCACCTACGCGGCCTGACGCACCGCCAAGCGCAAGACGAAGTAGAACATCCTCTGCTGCCTACAATGAGCGATCGCTCGCGAGATGTTCCACCGCATCACGAACCCGCGACCTGCGCCCCGCACGCAGGGGTCCCGGACTCAGCCTCACTGACGTCGCCGGCACCACCGGCTGCGCGATCAGCAAGCGCTCAGTCATCGAACGCGGCACCATCCGCAGAAGCACACCCAGATCTCGGCTTGACAACATGTGAGCATCAAGCTCCTGGCTGACGGTCAAGAGCGAGCACGCGCGCTCTTGACCGGGCACCTCCCTGCCAGGAAGGCCTATCGGTTCGGCGGTCTGTGTCGGAGGTCGGGGTGCGCGCCCATCATCGAGCCCCCACTAGCGACACGATCACGCATGCCGGACAACGACTGCAATGGCCACCTGGATGAGCGTTGCTCGACCGGCGCGGCCGCGCCGGTCGAGCAAGAGCGGACTACGCGGGAGCTTCAGCGCCGCGACGGCGCAACCTCGAAGGAGTAGCTGCCCGCGCCCACCTCGAAGACGCCCGGTGCCAGTTGAGTGACGCCAGCGATCTTGCCTACTGGCTTTCCGCGCTCGGTGAGCTCATACCCTTCGGGGATAGCGATCCTTAGCTCTGCGGTGGCGTTGCCCGGGACCACCAGGGTGCCGCTGGATCCCGTGGCGTTCTGCTCCCAGTCGACCGACACGTCGCCACGCACAGTGCCGACCGTCGCCCGCACCCACGTCAGATCGTCGCTGACCAGCGGTTCAACGACGACTCGCCGATAGCCGGGCTCGATGGGCCTGATCCCCGCGAGCTGTTCGAAGAACCACGGCTCAACAGAACCGAACAGATAGTGATCGTGCCCCGACGGCCGTCCCTGCCGTGGGTCGGTGACGGTCCACGTCTCCCACAACGTGTCAGCACCGTTCTCCAACCAGAAGCCCCAGCTCGGGTACGTGCGCTGACTGGCCACGGCAAGCGCCAAATCCTCATGACCACCGTGTGTCAACGCCGGGAGCAGCACGGCCGTCCCAAGAGTTCCCGTATTGAGATGGTTCGCTCGGCTACGAACATCCTGGGCAAGCGCATCCGCCACGGCGGCGCGGGCGTCGTCGGGGACAAGACCGAATTCCAGCGCCAGAGCGTTGCTGGTCTGGCGGTAGCCATTGTCAGATGGCGTGCGATAGAGACCAGCGTCCAGGTCCAGGAACGCGTCATTGAAGTCCGTGCGAAGCTGATCCGCCCGGTCGGCGAACCGCTCCGCGTCGGCGTCGCGTCCCAGCGCCTCAGCCGCCTGTGCCCCGATCCGCAAGCCGCGGTAGAGGTAGGCAGACGCGGGCAGTCTGAGGTCCTCGTCAGCGCTGTCCGGCGGCAACCAGTCACCTCGGCCACGCTTGGCAAGACCGTCGCCATCGACTCGGTCCAGTTCCCAATTGAGATAGCGGGCGACCCCATCGAACTGCTCCTCGAGCACACGGCGGTCTCCGTACCGGGTGTAGAGCTCCCACATGACGATCGGGTAGGCCATCGACCACTCGACCGCCTGCGAGGGCGTGCTCCATCCGCTGGTCGGCGCGATGTCACCAATGCCGCCGTCGGGGGTCTGCGTATCGGCGATGTCATCGAGCCACTTGGCGAGGAAGTTGTGGGCGTCGAAGTTGGACGCGAATCCCGCAGTATTCAGGTGACCGTCGGCCGTCCAGCCGATCTTCTCGTACATCGCGTCCACCGCCGGAATACCCAGCATGTGGTGCTCGAGACTGCGCACCACCATGCTGTGAATCTGATTGAGAGTCGGCTCAGAGGACTCGAAGTTACCGGTCACGTCCGCCGACGTGCGAACCTCCTTGGCCACCAACATATTCAACGGCGGCGCGGAGTCGAGACCCTCGACTTCTACATAGCGGAAGCTCTTTTGGCTGAATCGCGCCTGCCACCGCTCCTCGCCCTCTCCTCTAAAGACGTATTCGTCGCGTTGGAACCGACCACCGAAGACATACCCCTGCTCGAGGTTGATCCTTCCGTCTCCGGACAACTGCTGACCGTAGGCCATAGTGACCTTCTGGCCGGCCGGCGCTTTGCCCCTGAGTTCGACCCAGCCGCTCACGGTCTGCCCGAAGTCGACCAGGTACACCCCGGGCGTGGGCTCGGTTACCTCAACGGCGTCGATGGAATCCATGACCTTGATTGGTTGCTGCACTTGCGGCTCAAGCTTCCCTTGCGGCGCCGCGACGACGGGTGCGGCGGTCCAAGCCGCGTCGTCGAATCCGGCAGTGGCCCACCCCGGCTGTTCGAGCCGGGCGTCGTAGGTCTCACCGGCGTAGACGGAGTCCGACCGGGTGGGGCCTGCCACAGTTCTCCACCCGGGTCCGGTCTTCACCACCTGCGTGGAGCCGTCCCGGTAGGTCAGTTCCAGCTGGGCCAGCACGCGGGGCTCATTGTGCCACGGTGCGGTGGTGTGCATGTTCCACACATTGGGTGTCGTGAGGCCGAAGAAGCCGCGCCCCAGCTCGAAGCCGAGCGCGTTGTCGCCCGCCTTCACACGGTCTGTGACGTCGTAGGCAACGTAAAGAATGCGATCGTCGTAGTCACTCGTCGCGGGTTCCATTACGTTGTCGCTCACCGGCGCGCCATTGAGGTGCGCGACCTGAAATCCTGCGCCGGCCACGTAGAGCCGGGCACTGCTCAAACCGGCCCGGGCCCGGAAATCAGTACGCAGTAGCGGTGCAGGCTCCTCCTTGGGTAGCAGCACCCTGCTGCCCCAGGGCGCCATGCCGTACGTTCCCAGCTCGCTGGCTGGAGACCACTCACTGTCGTCGAAGTCCAACGACGTGCAGCTGGCCGGGTCATCGGCAGTGGCGAGCCACGAACCGTCCGTGATCACGGTCAGCGGCTCTCCATCGTCGAACTCGACCTGCAACTTGGCTATCAGGCCTGCGTATCCCACGGTGGCATTGGTCGCTCGGATCGCCAACAGGTTCTGACCAGCGGCGAGCCCGTCGGTTACGTCGTAGAACTGTCCGGCATCCCATTGCGCACCGCGCGGTGTCCCACCGATCTTCGTCCCGTTCACCGTGGCCACGAAGCTGTCGTCGGCGGCGATGGCGAGCGTGGCGGAGGTGATCGTACGATCGGCTGGGAGTGAGAGTGTCTTGCGGAAGCATCCGGTGCCGGCCGGGAGATCGTTGGTACCCGAAGTCGAACCCGGCGTCCATATCCAGCGCGACCCAGCGAAGCCGAAACTCTCTGCGGGCAGCGAGACTCCGTTGCCCCAAGGAGACACGCCGTAACTCCCGAGTTCCGCCGCGGCGCTCCACCCACTGTCGTCGTAGTTCGCCTCGGTCCAGCCAGTCGCGAGAGTTGCAGCCGAAGACCACGAACTATCGGTAACGATTACTGTCGGCTCCCCGACTGCGAAGTCGACGACGAGTTTGGCGATGAGGCCGGAGAACCCGGGACTTGAGTTCGTCGCTCCAATCGCGAGCTGATTCTCCCCGCTACTCACCAGGTTGGTGATATCCACGACCTGGGACGACTGCCAGTCGGCACCCGGACTAGTGGCGGCGACCTCTGTTCCGTTGACGTGGAGGGCAAAGCGATCGTCCGCCGTAACCACGATCCGCGCCGAGGTGACCTCACGGTCCGCAGGCAGGCTGAAGCCTCGGCGGAAGTACGCATCACCGGCTGGGACCCCTGCGCCGGCGACGGTGCCACTAGTCCAGATCCACTGGGCGTCGGCCAGCGTCACCTGGGTCGGCGCGGGAGGGCCCGCGATCCACCCGCCCTGCCACCCCTCGGTTCCCAAGCCGGCCTCCCACCAGCTCGGCGCGCTCCATGGCGAGACACCACCGCTCTGGTCCCAAATGCGGACCTTGAACCAGGCGCGCTGACCGGCCTCAAGTTTGCCGCCTGTGTAGGGAATGCCTGTCGACTCCTCCGACTCGACCTTGCCGCTGTCCCACAGATCCGGCCGGCCCGCATTGAGGAGAGACGGTGAGCTGGCGACCCACACTTGGTACGCGGACTGCAGCACGCCCCGCTTCTCGGCAGCGACCTGCCACGCTAGCATCGGGCGAGTCTCGTCAACCGCCAGCGGCTGGGTCGCTCGCTCGACCGTGAGCTCGTTCACTTCGGTGCGCAGGGACTGCTCTCCCTGCACGGTGATGGCAGAGGCCGCTGGAATGTTTGCTGGCCATGCAATCGTTACTGCGAGCATCGCAGCCAATGCCACCAGAGCAAGTTGACGGGGTCGAATCGCGTGCTGGCTCATCTGATTTCCTTTCGCTCGACGGTGAACTGAAACGTTTCATGAGCGATTCACAAAACGGAAAGGCACAAACCCAATCGGTGCGGTTGATCGTGGCGAACTCCGTCACCGACACGGGCCCGAACGTCGTGCTGACCCGAGCGGCGCCACCTCATCGGCGAGGAGACGCCCATTCGGCGCATCGACGGACTATCAAATGAAAGCCGGGCGGGGCAGTGAATCATATGCCTCGGGGACCCAGAACATGGACTGGACGATCGCCAGGCTCCCGGGCCGTCGAAGGCAACGGGCGCCCGCAGCGTCCTTTGCCGGCTTCCAGGTGGCGCGCAGCGCGGCCACGATGAGACCTCGGCGATTGGTCAGGAACAGGCCGAGTGTTTCGTTTCAATTTTTCGTCGGACCGACTATTCTCAGAATTCCAGAGACTGGGGGATCATGGCAGTCAGCGTGCGGGATGTCGCGGCCGCGGCATCCGTTTCAGTGGGCACGGTTTCGAATGTGCTCAACCGACCCGACAAGGTAGCGCCGGCCACCGTCAAACGCGTCAACTCTGCCATCGAGGAACTGGGCTTCGTGCGCAACGACGCCGCCCGCCAGCTGCGCGCCGGCCGAAGCCGTTCGATCGGCCTCATCGTGCTGGATGTGCGAAACCCCTTCTTCACCGATGTCGCACGCGGGGCCGAAGATCGTGCGGCCGCAGACGGCATGACGATCCTGCTCGGCAACAGCGACGAGAACGCCGAGCGGGAGCGCTCGTACCTCGACTTGTTCGAAGAGCAGAGGGTGAACGGCGTGCTCATCACCCCGCTCATCGACGATCTGCCACGGCTCGAGCTCTTGCAGCGTCGCGGCACGCCCGTCGTGCTGGTCGACCGTGAGTCCGCCGATCGCAGGTTCTCGTCTGTGGCCGTCGACGACATCGTGGGCGGCGAGCTCGCGGTGCGCCACCTCGTGGAGACCGGTCGCCGGCGGATCGCCTTCGTCGGTGGGCCGATGGCCATCCGCCAGGTGACCGATCGCCTCGAGGGCGCTCGGCGTGCTGCCGCCGAAACGCCGGGCGTGACGGTCGAGGTCGTCGAGACCGAGTCGCTCAGCGCGCTCGCGGGGCGGGAGGCCGGTGCCGAGATACGCGAGCGCGCCGCGGCCGATCGACCCGACGCGATCTTCGCCGCCAACGACCTGCTCGCCATGGGTGTGTTGCAGGCACTCATGATGCAAGGCGAGGTGCGCGTTCCCGACGATATCGCCCTGATCGGCTACGACGACATCGACTTGGCGTCGTCGGCGGTGGTGCCACTGTCGTCGATCCGGCAGCCCGCGGCGCTCATCGGCTACACCGCTGTGGAGCTGCTGCTCAAGCAGGCAAGTAGGCTCGATGGCGGTGGCGAGTGCGAGCGGGTGGTCTTCCAGCCCGAGTTGGTCGTGCGCGCGTCGACGGTTGGGGATGCCGCCGCGGCGGCATCCCCGTAGCTTCCCGCCGGCGCAGGGCGAAGCACACTTCGGCTTCCTGGGAGCCCCCGTGCAGGCCGACAATCCGTCATCGAGCACGCTGACCCGGAAACTCCTCGACTGACAGCCGGTCCAGCCAGGGCTCCTCCAGGAGCTGGCGGAAGGACACTACTCCGACAGCCCTGTGACCACCGTTTCCTGACTCCGAGATCCCTCAACTCGACCGGCTCCGCGGCGACGCCGCAATGCTGCGTCGCGGAACCGGTCGCCGGTTCCCTCGGCAGTCGAGACTTCAGCCCAGAGCGCGTCGAGGGACAGCCCGAGGACGTCGGCGACAGCTGCGACAGTCGGGAACGCCGGGGTGGCCACGCGGCCCGACTCGATCTTCCGCAGCGTCTCCGGCGACACACCGGCATCGAGCGCGGTCCGGAGCATGGACCGCTCGCCTCGAGCGCTCCGCAACGCGGCGCCAAGGCGTCGTCCTCGTTCGATCTCCTCCGCCGTATTCGGCGACCGCACCATCATGCGCCGATTCTAGTACCGGTATAATAAGACTGGTATAGTTATCGGCATGGGTGCTGTCGCATGATCGAGATTCTGAACGCCGACGAACTGTCACGGGCGCGCGACACGGGCGCATTGGTCGCAGATATCCTGCACGAGCTGAAGCGCCGCACTGTCGTCGGCACGAACCTTCTCTCGATCGACCAGTGGGCGAAGGAGATGATCCTCGAAGCCGGGGCGAAGTCGTGCTACGTCGACTACGCGCCGTCGTTCGGACGCGGGCCGTTCGGGCACTACATCTGCACGGCTGTCAACGATGCTGTCCTACACGGCATGCCCCACGACTACGCCCTCGCGGACGGTGACCTTCTGACCCTTGACCTCGCGGTCGCCCTGCGCGGGATCGCCGCTGACGCCGCAATCAGTTTCACGGTCGGAGATGCCGCGGCCGCGGAAGATGCCGCCATGATCACCGCTACGGAACGCGCACTGCACGCCGGGATCGCGGCGGCTCAGTCGGGCGCCCGCATCGGCGACATCTCGCACGTCATCGGAACCGTGCTGACCGCGGCCGGATACCAGATCAACCTCGAGTTCGGAGGGCACGGGATCGGGTCAACAATGCATCAGGATCCTCACATCTCCAACAGCGGACGTCCCAGCCGCGGCTACAAACTGCGCCCAGGACTCATGCTCGCCCTCGAACCATGGGTCATGGCCGACACCGACAGGCTCGTCACCGACGCTGACGGCTGGACCCTCCGCAGCGCGACCGGGTCTCGCACCGCACACACCGAACACACGATCGCCATCACGACGACCGGAGCAGAGATCCTGACCTTGCCGACACACGTTCGGGGTGAAATGGCGACGAGGCTGGCCGCCGAATCGGGCTAACCAGGACGACGCGATCGTCGAGCGCAGCAGTTGCGTGCCGACTTGAAATCGACCGATCCTTACTCGCCCGGCGATCTCATTCAGCTGGGCCGAGATGGACACGACGTCGATGGTCCGGCCGTCTCCGGGTCGCGCGTTCGTCAGCCCGGTGACCGTCGCGTGTGCCGCTACGCGGAACGATTCCGGGTGTCACCGCCGCCCTGAAACGACTAGAACTCCCCCAGCACCTGATTCAGCCGCATTACCATCTCGGTCACCGCGGCATCGTCCACGCTGTATCGCACCCGTTGCCCCCGCTTTGCGACGTCGCGGGGTGGATCGGCGATGATCAGATTGGCGGCGAGTAGCTTCTCGAGCCCATTGAACACAGTGAGGGGCGGCACCTCGAGCGCCTCGGCGATCTCGGCTCTCGTCTGGGCGGGGTGACGACGCAGGTGGCCGATGATCGACGCCTGCATCATGTTCCCGAGAGCCTTGATGGGATCCTCCGCGTAATCACTGTTCGCGGGACGGGCATAGCGAGGCATGTGCCCAGTCTCTCGCACCCTCTTACTGGCGGTCCAGTGGACTGTAGCTAAAAGTGCTTCACATCTGGAGTGTAGTGTTATACGCTTCCCTCGTGTCAAGGGATCGGTGGGACAGAAGGCCTGGAGGCAGCTCGCCTGCGCACCCTCCTGTCCGTCGAAGGGCCTCTAGACACGGCGCGCGTTACCCGGTTGTGTGGGCTCATACGATGCGGCTAGGGCGACCGCCCCTTCTTGCTGGGGAACGACATGGGCACCGCCCCGATCATTCGGGAAGGCTCATGATGTCGGGACCCCAAGGCAGACGTCGGCGCGGGCTGACGTGGGCGATCATCGGCGGGCTGGTTCTCGTCGCCGGTATCGCGGCCGTCATCCTCGTTCCGCTCATCACGAGCAACCCTGCCCCGGATCCCACCGACACAACCCCAACCGACACCACCCCGACCGCGGACCCCACGGACACTCCAACCGGCGAGTTCGTCGACGAGACCGCGTCCGAGCGCGGCTGGGTCGCAGAGCCGATCACGACGGATGCCGAGACCTACGTCCGAGCCGCACTTGCGGCCGCGGCATCCTTCGACACCACCAAGAGCGATCGAGGCGAGTGGCTCAGCTTCCTCGACACGTGGTTCACACCCGACACCCGCTACACGTCGCCCGACGAGCAGCAGGAGGCGATGGAGGCATCGCAGCTCGAGCTCCGTCAGGCTGTCGTCCTCCCCGAACAGGAGTGGGACTCGCTCACCCGCGAAGACGGCCGCGTGGAAGCGAAAGTCGAGGATGACGTCGAGCTCGCGGAGGTTCCTGACGATCAGTCGGGTGACATGCACATCGGCACAGCCGACGTCACGCTGACCTTCACGCGCAGCGACAGCTCGGGCGAAGAGACCTCGTACGACGAGCAGGTGACGGTCAGCGTGCAGGTGCTCTGCGGCACCGACTCGGTTCCGACCCCCGACAGCGGCCAGCGCGCCGGCGACTGCAAGGTCATTCGATTCTTCTCGGAGCCCCAGGAGCCCTGACATGGGCGCCCCGGTCGCAGTCGCCGCAGCCCTCGTGAGAACGAGGACCGGGCGCCGGATCGCGATCGGGATCCTCGCCGCCGTCGCACTCGCGAGTGGCCTCGTCCTGGCACCGCTCGTCGCGATTCCGCTTGCGATCGCGGGGGCTGGCACGACCGCCGCGATAGAAAACCCAGCAGTCGCGCCCGTGGCCAACGGCGACTGGGGTTACCCCCTGGCTGGCGACTACACCAAGGGCCGCGGCTTCGGCTACAACCCCGTCACCGGGTGCAGCTACTGCTCGATCGATCACCAGGGCTACGACATGGCGCAGGGATGCGGTAGCACCATCCACTCCGCTGGTCCGGGCCGAGTCATCACCGCTGGCTCATACCAGGGATACGGCAACGCTGTCCGAGTCGACCACGGCGGCGGACTCATCACGCTCTACGCCCACATGCAGTGGGATTCCCTCCGCGTCAGCGTGGGCGACCTCGTCCACGCCGGCAGTCCGATCGGCGCAGAGGGCAACACCGGCCGCTCATTCGGATGCCATCTCCACTTCGAGGTGCACCGAGACGGCCGCGCCATCGATCCGCAACCGTTCATGGCCGCCCTCGGCCTTCCCCTGAAGTGATGTCCCAGCAGAAGGAGTCGTCATGCAATCCCTCAGTGTGAGTCCCGCCGACGTCGACGTCCCCGATGTCGAGCCGGACTTCTCAGCCCCGTTCTTCCAGGGCTTCCAGTCCGTCGCGTCGTACATTCTGGCGGGCGCGCTGATCGTCGTCTTGATCATGCTGATTGTCGCCGGAGCTGCGCTCGCATTCCGCGGCCTCGCGTCCGACCGGGTCCGGACATGGGCGGGCGAGAACATCCTCTGGATCTTCATCGCCGCCGCGACGCTCGGCGCGGCGAGCGGCCTGTTCCAGTGGTTCGTGAACTTCGATTTCGGGTTCTGATGTCCAAGATCCGGATGCTGGTCACCGGCGTGCTGGTGGGGCTCTGCCTCGCCGGTGCGGCGGTCACCCCCGCGCTCGCTGCGGAACCGGTATCCGTCGTCTCGTCCGTCCCGCTGAGAACGGCGGCCAACACCGCCACCCCGATAGCGGGAGAGGTCTGGTCGGCTCCGGCCTACCCGGTCGACTGCTACCAGGTCGAGCGTCAGGTCACCTGCACGCCGCAGAATGCCAGCGACATCGAAGCTCAGCAGTGCTTCACCAAGGTCTTGATCGACGGCGCCGGCACAACTCTGTGCACGACCTACGAGGAGCACGTCGAGGCCGTCAAAGCCGCTGGGGGGCGGCCGCTCATCGTGCAGTACGGCTGCCAACTGGGCGATCTCGTGTGCGCCTCCTTCGAGAACGCGGGTCGTGGAATGGCGTTGGGCGCGACCGCCGTGATGTACGCCGTCGCCGAGACGATGCGGTTCGACACGTCATCTCTCCTGTGGACAGCGGCGCTCGGCGAATGGTCGTTCTGGCAGTGGGCGATCCTCATCGTGACGTTCGGCGCGATGGTCTGGGCGATCGCCGCCGCCGTCGTGTCCGGCGATCGCGCGGAACTCGTTGGCGCACTGATCCGCAGCTTCATCGTGATCCCCGCCGTACCGCTCACGCTCTGGGCAACCGGGCACCTGCTCAACGCCGTGGACGACATGACCTGGTACCTCCTCAGTCGCGACGGTGCCACGGGGCTGTTCTCAACGCTGCAGAGCGTCATGTGGGCGGGCGGGCAGGCGAACTACTTCTTCGCCTTCCTCATTCACGGTCTGCTCATGCTCGCGATGCTCCTGCTGATGCTCGTCTTCGCGTTCCGCAACATCGTGCTTGCTGCTCTCATTGCGGTGGGCCCGATCGGATGGATGCTGTACCCCGTCCGTACAGTCGGACCGCAGTGGGTCGTGCGCTACGTCTCGGCGGTCGTTGTGCTGCTT
Proteins encoded:
- a CDS encoding NAD(P)/FAD-dependent oxidoreductase, with translation MRTPERVVIVGASIGGLTVAETLREEGFAGEITLLGDETRLPYARPPLSKQILAGEWEPEQAAIRTASELDLLDIRVLTGRRATGLDVDARILHTADGPLAFDELVIATGTQPRPHPVLPEASTLRTMDDALRLRERMDAAGRVAVIGSGILGSEIASAARKRDSEVLLVGRSGALGFGGVGTLLSEELSRLHLAHGIELALRAEVTAARPAGAGAAELTFDDGSTRAFDLVVTMIGGTPCTEWLVSSTLDLANGIACDPFGVAAPGISAVGDVAAWLDPITGCHRRVEHQSNAIEQAIAVAGRIAHGAERAQPVPLFWSEIHGTRIHAYGWFDPERPLAELPKTSDSTGTVYSSHDLAGELRGIVGWNAPPRDFRTARAAVVTTRPLVLHA
- a CDS encoding family 78 glycoside hydrolase catalytic domain gives rise to the protein MSQHAIRPRQLALVALAAMLAVTIAWPANIPAASAITVQGEQSLRTEVNELTVERATQPLAVDETRPMLAWQVAAEKRGVLQSAYQVWVASSPSLLNAGRPDLWDSGKVESEESTGIPYTGGKLEAGQRAWFKVRIWDQSGGVSPWSAPSWWEAGLGTEGWQGGWIAGPPAPTQVTLADAQWIWTSGTVAGAGVPAGDAYFRRGFSLPADREVTSARIVVTADDRFALHVNGTEVAATSPGADWQSSQVVDITNLVSSGENQLAIGATNSSPGFSGLIAKLVVDFAVGEPTVIVTDSSWSSAATLATGWTEANYDDSGWSAAAELGSYGVSPWGNGVSLPAESFGFAGSRWIWTPGSTSGTNDLPAGTGCFRKTLSLPADRTITSATLAIAADDSFVATVNGTKIGGTPRGAQWDAGQFYDVTDGLAAGQNLLAIRATNATVGYAGLIAKLQVEFDDGEPLTVITDGSWLATADDPASCTSLDFDDSEWSPASELGTYGMAPWGSRVLLPKEEPAPLLRTDFRARAGLSSARLYVAGAGFQVAHLNGAPVSDNVMEPATSDYDDRILYVAYDVTDRVKAGDNALGFELGRGFFGLTTPNVWNMHTTAPWHNEPRVLAQLELTYRDGSTQVVKTGPGWRTVAGPTRSDSVYAGETYDARLEQPGWATAGFDDAAWTAAPVVAAPQGKLEPQVQQPIKVMDSIDAVEVTEPTPGVYLVDFGQTVSGWVELRGKAPAGQKVTMAYGQQLSGDGRINLEQGYVFGGRFQRDEYVFRGEGEERWQARFSQKSFRYVEVEGLDSAPPLNMLVAKEVRTSADVTGNFESSEPTLNQIHSMVVRSLEHHMLGIPAVDAMYEKIGWTADGHLNTAGFASNFDAHNFLAKWLDDIADTQTPDGGIGDIAPTSGWSTPSQAVEWSMAYPIVMWELYTRYGDRRVLEEQFDGVARYLNWELDRVDGDGLAKRGRGDWLPPDSADEDLRLPASAYLYRGLRIGAQAAEALGRDADAERFADRADQLRTDFNDAFLDLDAGLYRTPSDNGYRQTSNALALEFGLVPDDARAAVADALAQDVRSRANHLNTGTLGTAVLLPALTHGGHEDLALAVASQRTYPSWGFWLENGADTLWETWTVTDPRQGRPSGHDHYLFGSVEPWFFEQLAGIRPIEPGYRRVVVEPLVSDDLTWVRATVGTVRGDVSVDWEQNATGSSGTLVVPGNATAELRIAIPEGYELTERGKPVGKIAGVTQLAPGVFEVGAGSYSFEVAPSRR
- a CDS encoding LacI family DNA-binding transcriptional regulator, which codes for MAVSVRDVAAAASVSVGTVSNVLNRPDKVAPATVKRVNSAIEELGFVRNDAARQLRAGRSRSIGLIVLDVRNPFFTDVARGAEDRAAADGMTILLGNSDENAERERSYLDLFEEQRVNGVLITPLIDDLPRLELLQRRGTPVVLVDRESADRRFSSVAVDDIVGGELAVRHLVETGRRRIAFVGGPMAIRQVTDRLEGARRAAAETPGVTVEVVETESLSALAGREAGAEIRERAAADRPDAIFAANDLLAMGVLQALMMQGEVRVPDDIALIGYDDIDLASSAVVPLSSIRQPAALIGYTAVELLLKQASRLDGGGECERVVFQPELVVRASTVGDAAAAASP
- a CDS encoding helix-turn-helix transcriptional regulator; amino-acid sequence: MVRSPNTAEEIERGRRLGAALRSARGERSMLRTALDAGVSPETLRKIESGRVATPAFPTVAAVADVLGLSLDALWAEVSTAEGTGDRFRDAALRRRRGAGRVEGSRSQETVVTGLSE
- a CDS encoding cytochrome P450; the encoded protein is MTIPAECPFHSRSLPGDGTPLTPSPQLAAWREEGAFVPLDFQDGHEGLVATRYEAAVAVLQDPRFSMRPSRMPVGPPAHGEEGKAESAAVPLEAPGELDASGQASDELNLLNLDGQEHAKLRRAVTARFSVRQARAREPWIRAMVAEQITALRERGSVVDLRHDYAMPISARTHCHIIGIPEHHYERFVSLFVEESTAQQKYDFIRALLEERRDSPGEDVITDLLQDPELDRVEIEALLRLLMGAGRDSVAYLIATASVALLTNPEQLAILRADPAQIRPAVEEFMRVGAMFVTLFARTALEDVEVEGTRIPAGTSVSVSPVAANRDPGHWGARSEEFDVTRDAFGHLGFGYGIHGCIGQQIARVEIREAITALLESFPELALVDAEQLTPQPFAHPVAVYEAGTVTVRLGAAA